The Nitrospira sp. genome contains a region encoding:
- a CDS encoding TrkA C-terminal domain-containing protein, with product MTFELLGRVHKELSITGHAFYETVLAVSELVNRKVQIIRLHWQASTLLQRIDDVTAKVGQQLVTQVSDRLHKNSPPDSVVESIDEALADALAHIQEFKQSLTRVDAQIRELKLEAIHQDLLTLQRDLTLRSAGLERLTVMREAAAAGQPLSALPHAPSAHIVTVLRGPFLMAPAADLLLRPGDIVIVIGPQGELDRLTSWFTGQRPLTTTLTRSA from the coding sequence ATGACCTTTGAACTTCTTGGCCGCGTCCACAAGGAACTATCGATCACCGGACATGCTTTCTATGAGACCGTTCTCGCCGTGTCGGAACTGGTCAACCGGAAGGTCCAGATCATTCGGCTGCACTGGCAGGCGTCCACCTTGCTCCAGCGAATCGATGATGTAACGGCCAAGGTCGGACAGCAACTCGTCACCCAGGTTTCCGACCGGCTACACAAGAACTCTCCTCCTGATTCGGTTGTCGAGTCGATTGATGAGGCACTCGCCGATGCTCTCGCTCATATTCAGGAGTTCAAGCAGTCATTGACCCGTGTCGATGCACAGATCCGTGAACTTAAACTCGAAGCGATTCATCAAGACTTGCTGACGCTCCAACGTGATTTGACTCTTCGCTCAGCCGGTCTTGAACGGCTCACCGTTATGCGAGAGGCGGCCGCGGCTGGACAACCACTGAGTGCGCTTCCTCACGCCCCTTCTGCACATATCGTGACGGTTCTGCGAGGGCCATTTCTGATGGCTCCGGCCGCCGATCTCCTCCTGCGCCCAGGTGACATTGTGATTGTGATCGGTCCTCAAGGGGAACTGGACCGACTCACTTCGTGGTTCACCGGCCAACGTCCTCTCACAACTACGCTCACGAGATCGGCGTAG
- a CDS encoding adenine nucleotide alpha hydrolase family protein has protein sequence MNCTKCKTKAVMRLPRHNAAFCKSCFNGFVQDQTVKAIRSQEMFVKDERILVAVSGGKDSLALWDILLKLGYRADALYVNLGIGGYSESSHEKVVHFSDTVAAAHGSVLHVHTVEREEGAGIRELAMLVHRPTCSTCGTIKRYQFNHVAIQRDYDVMATGHNLDDEAARLLGNVLHWQDEYLEKQGPSLPASVEGFAKKVKPLYRLTERELAAYCVLNKIDYVVEECPMAQGARTLLYKEVLNRLETESPGTKQMFYWGFLEKHRTSVAPVDMAEKDRTALHPCSLCGQPTTAGTCSYCKLMARAKTSSPH, from the coding sequence ATGAACTGCACGAAATGTAAGACCAAAGCCGTCATGCGGTTACCCCGCCACAATGCGGCGTTCTGCAAAAGCTGCTTCAATGGGTTTGTGCAAGATCAGACCGTGAAAGCCATTCGATCTCAGGAGATGTTCGTCAAGGACGAGCGCATCCTCGTCGCCGTTTCGGGCGGCAAGGACAGTTTGGCCCTGTGGGACATTCTGCTCAAACTCGGCTATCGGGCCGATGCGCTGTATGTAAACCTGGGGATTGGCGGATATTCCGAGTCATCTCACGAAAAGGTTGTACATTTTTCCGACACCGTGGCCGCTGCACATGGCTCGGTGCTGCATGTCCACACCGTCGAGCGTGAAGAAGGAGCCGGAATTCGTGAGCTTGCGATGCTGGTCCACCGTCCGACGTGTTCGACCTGCGGCACGATCAAACGCTATCAATTCAACCACGTCGCAATCCAGCGTGACTATGATGTGATGGCCACAGGACATAACTTGGATGATGAGGCTGCTCGCCTGCTCGGCAACGTACTGCACTGGCAGGATGAATATCTGGAGAAGCAAGGTCCCAGTCTTCCTGCCTCCGTAGAGGGATTTGCCAAGAAGGTGAAGCCGCTCTATCGATTAACCGAACGTGAGTTGGCGGCCTATTGCGTCCTGAATAAGATCGACTATGTCGTCGAGGAATGCCCTATGGCGCAGGGAGCGCGCACCCTCCTCTATAAGGAAGTCTTGAATCGTTTGGAAACAGAATCGCCCGGGACCAAGCAGATGTTCTATTGGGGCTTTCTCGAAAAACACCGGACGAGTGTGGCGCCCGTCGACATGGCGGAGAAAGACCGTACGGCCTTGCACCCCTGTTC